DNA from Treponema primitia ZAS-1:
TAAATTTTCCCCATCATGAAAGCCGCCATTATCTTCGGGTCTCAGTCGGATAAGCCTGTGATGAAGAAAGCCGCCGATGTCCTTCGGGAATTCGGGGTGGATTTCTCTGCCCATATCATTTCGGCCCACCGGGTCCCGGAACTGCTGACCGAAACCCTTAAAAAGCTGGAAACCGAGGGAGTTGAGGTGATTATCGCCGGAGCGGGGCTTGCGGCTCACTTGCC
Protein-coding regions in this window:
- a CDS encoding AIR carboxylase family protein, with the translated sequence MKAAIIFGSQSDKPVMKKAADVLREFGVDFSAHIISAHRVPELLTETLKKLETEGVEVIIAGAGLAAHLP